CCGGGTTTTCGGGCTGGCCGCGATCCGTCGCCGCTCCGGCTTCCACCTGCTGCTGTTGGCGATGCTGGCGGCCATCGCCTGCGCGGACTTGAGCATGCTGAGCAAGGCCGAGGTGGAGCGGATCTGGCTGCCGTTCACCGTCTGGCTTACCGCGGCGCCGGCGCTGTTGCCGGCGCGCTCACACCGCGTGTGGTTGGCGCTCAACGCCGCCGGGGCGCTGCTGGTGAACAGCGTCATCGTCACGAACTGGTGAGCGAGCCTGCGCGCTCGTCTCGTCTCGTCGAGACTGTAATTCTGCAGGCCCGCACTCGCACTTTGTCTGCTGATTTACAGGCTCGGCGATGACTCAGAGCCCGGCCGCGCGCGTGACCCGCGCGAAGCGGCTGGCGGGCCGGCACGCGTCGCGCACCGTCGCGACGTCGTCGACGACGTCGACGTCGGCCAGCCGTTGCACCGATCTCACGCCAATACCATTGCCGCGCAAGGCCTTCAACGTGAGTTCCCCGGTATCGGGTTGGGACATCGGAATGGCGCGCAGGCATTCGGCCATCGTCGGCGTCTCCACCCCCAGCGCCCACCAACCGCCGTCGTAGGCCAGGCCGAGCACGGCCGGCGCGTCGAGCAGCTGGCGCGCGCAATCCGTCAGCAGTTCGGCGGTTACCTGCGGGGTGTCCATCCCGATTTGCAGCACCGGATACGTGTCGGCCGAGTCGGCGTGGGCGTTGGCGAGCCGGTCGGCGAGGCCGTCACCGCGCTGCGGAATCACGGTGAAGGACTCCAGCCGGTGCCGGATCTCGGCGGCACCCGCGGCCGCGTCCAGATCGCCGGCGAGGGCCACCATCCGCGCCGCCACCGGCGCGGCGGCGACCGCGTCCAGCGTGTCCAGCAGCGCCGCGGCGGCGATGTCGGCGGCGACCCGGTCACCGACCGTCACCGCCAGCCGCGTCTTGGCCCGGCCCGGTTCCGGCGCCTTGGCGACGACCAGCAGGGTCACCGGCAGGACGCTCACGACATCGCCTTCCAGAAGTCGACGATCGCGGTGATGCTGCCGCGCAGCGAACCGCTGACCTTCGATTTGCCGCCCGTGCGCGGACCGTAGCTGACGTCGAGCTCGACTACGCGCCAGCCCGCGGCCGCGGCCCGGACAAGCAGTTCCAGCGGGTAGCCCGACCGTCGGTCGACGATGCCCAGGTTCAGCAGCGCCTCCCGCCGGGCAACGCGCATCGGGGCGATGTCGTGCACCGGCAGGCCGTGCCGGGTGCGCAGCCGCCGGCTCATCGCCACGGTGCCGAGCCGGGCGACCCAGGGCCAATGCAGCCCGGGCACCGGCCGGCGCCGCCCGATCACGAGGTCGGCGCCCCGGTTGAGCGCGGCGACCAGCCGGGGCAAGTCACCGGGGTCCAGCGAGCCGTCGGCGTCGATGACCGCCACGATCGGGGTGGTCGCGGCGACCACGCCCGTGTGCACCGCCGATCCGTACCCAGGCCGCGGTTCGGCGACCACCCGGGCGCCGTGACGGGATGCGACGCCCGCGGTGTCGTCGGTGCTGTTGTTGTCGACCACCAGCGCCCGGTAGCCGGCGGGGACGGCCGCAAGCACCGCCGGCAGCGCCTCCTCCTCGTTGAGGCAGGGCAGTATCACCGTGACCGGGACGTTGCGCTCAGAACCCGTGATGACCCCCGCCACCGTGTGGTTGCTGCGGGATCATCGGCTGCTCTGAATGCGTCGGGGGCGCGGTCTGCTGAGTTTGTGTGTGCGTCGGTGGCGCCTGGGTCGTGGGAGGCGCGTATGTCGTCGTCGGAGGCACATATGTCGTGGTGGGCGGCGCATGCGTGGTCGTGGGAGGCGAGTAGGTGGTCGTCGGGGGCGAATACGTGGTGGTCGGAGGCGAATACGTCGTCGTCGGGGGCGAATACGTCGTGGTCGGAGGCGAATACGTCGTCGTCGGGGGCGAATACGTCGTGGTGGGAGGCGTGTACGGGGTCGTCGGCGCCGTCGGGGGTGGGTACGGGTTTGGGTAGGGGTTGGGATACGGGTTGGGCGGGTGCCAGCCGGGGAACGGAACGATGATCGGAACCGGGATGGGCACATTCGGGTTCGGGTTGGGCACGAAACCGGGTGTGCCCGGCGTTTCCGGCCCGACCGGGGCCGGCGGCGTCCCACCCACGGCGGGCGGCGGTGCCTGTTGCGGGACCGAGCCCCCGCTCGCTGGAGCCGGAACGGTGCCGCCCTGGAATCCGGCATTGGGCGCATCGGGCGGGGGCGGGGGCACCGGTGCCTGCTGCTGCGTCGGCAACAGCGGCATGAACTTGCCCGGGGCGGCGTTCTGGTGTCCCACCACCGGCTGTTGACTCGTGGTCGGCCGGATGGCGATGGCCACCGCGGCGGCCAGCGACGCAAAGCCGATGACCGCGAACGCGATAACGGCATTGCCCAGCACCAATGACCGTCTGCTGAGCGGCACTCGGCTTGTCGCGGCCTCGTCGTACCCATCGGATTCGGGGCCGAACTCGTCCGCCCCGAGCGGCTCGCCCTCGCCGGCCATCGAGTAGGCCAGCTGCGGTTCCTCGGCGGCCGGCTCGGCCGCCGGCGCGAACGCGGTCTCGTCCCCGGTGGGCCCAGCCGCCGGCGCCATCGCCGTCGCATCGCCGGCCGCGGACGCCGCCAGCGGCGCGGCCGCCATCGCGGCGCCGCGGGCCAGCGCAAAGGTGGGGTCATCGGCAATCTGCACCCGCATGGTGGACGCGTCGCGAAGCTGGTCGGCGACCCCGGTGAGGTCCGAAGACGCGCCCACCAGGTAGACATCCGTCGGGGCGCCGGGCTGTTCACCGAGCCTAGCCAGCATCGTGTCCAACGCGGCGGTGGCGTCGGCGCCCGAGCCGCCCACGAGGGACCCCCTGGCCAGCATGGTCGGCGCCGCGTCCGGGTCCCCGGCCGAACCCACCACCGACAGGGTCGCCGTCTCGTCGTCAACCACCAGCACGCCGCCGACCCGCCCCGCCGCACGCATCAGCGCCGTCACCGCCTGCGACTCCGACAGCACCGCGACGTCGCGGACGCCGGAATCCTCCAGCGCCCGGCGGAGCTGATCGGCCTTCGGATGGTCGGACCAGCACAGCCGGGTGGCGACCAGCTGGTGGTTCTCGCCGGCCAAGAGCCGACTCGTCCCGGCCACGGTCTCGGTCAGTTTGTCGATCGGGTCGTCAGCGACGTCGACGACGGATTGGTCGATCACGTCGGCACCCCGTGCGCCCGGCCCGACGAGCGCCAAGCGGGCGACGGGCCCCGTGACCGCAACCCCCAAAACGACGTCCATCCCGGCTCTCCTTCGGCTGGCTACCCCACGACCAGCATGTCCCGGCATCATTACACTGCGACACCGTCACTCGTTCGGGCGTTCCCCGGCCACTGCCGCGCCGCCCGAACGGAGATTATGTTTCCAAGTAAGCACAGCGGTCGGCCCGGCAGGGGGTTGCCCCGGCCCGGAACCGGCGCTGCGCCACCAATGACCGTCCTCGATACCTGGGGGGAACCGTGAGCCAGAGCAGCGACGACGCGCCCACCGGCCCCATCCGCGGGCACACGCGGCAGGCGCCCCCCGGCCCACGGACCGCGGCCCGGGTGCCCACGCGGCGGTGGAACATCGCCGGCGACCTGATCGCGGCGGCCCTGCTCGTCATCGCGCTGGCGTTGCCCTGGAACCTGTATTTCGGTGTCGGAATCCCGGGCAGCGACGAGACCCTGTGGGCGGTGCTGTTCGCGGTGACACTGCTGTCGCTCGTTTCGATCGCTGTGGCCGGCTCGTGGAGGTCGTCGAGCGCGCGGTTCAACCCCAGGCTGGCCGGCCTGCTTCGGCTGGGACTCAACGTCCCCTATGTGCTGCTGGTGCTCGCCTTCGTGGGGTTCGACGCGGTCGAAACGGTCCGATTCGGCGGCACCGTGAACGTGCCGGGTGGTGTCGGGCCGGGGGCCTGGCTGGGGATCGCCGGCTGCCTATTGGGCGCGCAGGCGCCGATCACCGGTCCGGCGGCAGCGGACGACACGCGCGGGTCCGCCCGGGTCATCGGCTACGCCTCGATGTTGGGTGCCGCGCTGAGCTTCGGTTTCAACCTGTACTGGCGGGTGAGGTACGCGCTGCACGGCGCCGGCGGTTCGGCCGACTTCGGCAAGCAGAACGTCGCGGTCATCGCGACCGCGGTGGTGTACGGCGTGGTGGCGCTGGTCACCGTTTTCGTTGGGTCGAGGTGGCTCCTGCGCGGCGCCAGGGCGACGCGGCTGGCGACCGTGGCGCTCGGCGCGTCGACGCTGGTCGCCGGGATCCTCGTGTGGAGCCTTCCCGTCGGCCGTGACATCGACGCATTCCACGGCATCGCGCAGAACACGTCGACGGCCGGGATCGGGTTCGAGGGTTACCTGGCGTGGGCTGCGGCCGCGGCGGTGTTCGCGCCACGAACCCTGTGGGCCCGGCGGGACCCGTCGGCCACCGAGAAGAACGCGTGGCGCGCGGCGGCCCGAAATGGCTTGCTGCTCATCATCGTATGGTGCCTGGGGTCGGCGATCATGCGGATCACCGACTTGGCCGTCGCCGTCAGCCTGGACTACCCGTTCTCGCGATACGACAGCCTGGTGCTGGCGGCGTTCGATCTGGCCACCGCGGTCCTTGCGATCTGGCTGCGCATCAACCTGGGCGACGACTCGGTCTCCGCGAGGCTGATCTCGTCGCTGTGCGGACTGGTTGCCACGCTGAGCATCTCGCGCGTCGTGGTGGGCGTCGCGCTGGCGCCGCGGTTCGCGGAATCGCCGAATTCCCCGGCGCAGAACCCGGTCTACGGAAACGACCTCGCCCAGCAGATCACCAGCACCTTCGACGTCGCGCTGTGCGGGCTGGCGCTGTGCATTCTCGCGGCGGCGGTCGTCACCGGTCACCTCAGCGGTCGGCGCCCGCAAAAGCGCCGTGCCGTTCCGGCGACCGCCCGCCCGCGCCCCGCCGCGCCGAAGACCCGTGTCCGGGTGGGTGGCACTGCCCCGCCGTCGGCGGCGGCGACGACGCGCATCCCGACCGGCGAGCCACCCACCGGCGTGCTGCCCCGGCCGGCCGGTTCGCCGCGGATCTTCCGCGGCCCGGAAGATGGGGACTCCGCCACGCGGCGGATCCCGGTCCACAAGCCCAGGATCTTCCGCCCCCCGCACGACCCGGCGTAGAACGAGTTAACGCAAAGGGGAGAAAGCGAATTCGCGCAAGCCCTCGCGCGGGTCGACGGCCGCGCGGAAGCCCAACGCCTCGGCGGCCCGGGTGGGATCGGCGACGATATGGCGCACGTCACCGCCGCGGTACTGGCCGGTGATCACCGGGGCGGCCGAACCGTCACGCGCGTCGCACAGCGCGGTGGCCACCTCCAGGATCGAGATGGGCCGCCCGGAACAGACATTGAACGCCGAGAAGCCCACACGCTCGGCCGCTGACGAGACAGCCGACACGGCGGCGAGGTTGGCCGCGGCCACGTCGTCGACGTGGACGAAGTCACGCATCTGACCACCGTCCTCGAAAACCCTTGGCGGCTCGCCCTTTTCCAGTGCCGAGCGGAAGATCGCCGCCACCCCGGAGTACGGGGTGTCGCGCGGCATCCCGGGACCGTAGACGTTGTGGTAGCGCAGCGCCACCACCGAGCCGCCGGTCGCCTCCGACCACGCCAGCGCGTAATGCTCCTGCGCGGTCTTGCTGGCGGCATACAGGCTGCGCGGCCGCAGGGCGGCGTCTTCGCCGACCGGCAGCCACGTCACGTCGAGCCCGCAGAAGGGGCAGCGGTGCTCGAAGGCACCGGCGTCCAGGTCGGCGCGCCGCCGCGGCCTCGGGTCGACCGGCCCGTGGTCGGGGCAGGCGTAGCGGCCCTGCCCGTACACCACCATCGACGACGCCAGCACCAACCGGCGCACCCCGGCGGCGAACATCCGGGCCAGCAACACCGCGGTGCCGAAATCGTTGTGGCCGCCGTAGGCCGGCGCGTCGGCGGCGTCCACGCCGGCACCCACCATCGCCGCCTGGTGACACACCACGTCCACACCGTCCAACAGCGGGTCCAGCGCGTCGCCGTCGCGGACGTCGACCTTCCGGCATCCCTTGGGTAACAACGGGTTTGGGCCGTGCGCGGCGGGCAGCAAGGCGTCGACGGCGACCACGTCGTGACCGCCCGCCCGCAGCGCCGCGTGCACCCGCGACCCGATGAAGCCGGCCGCGCCCGTCAACAACACCCTCATGGCAGCTCCACCGGCAACGTGACACCGGTGTGCGGCTGGCAGTGTGTGCAGGCGCGCTCGACGGCGACCCGGCCGATCGCCGCGCGCACCAGCCTTTTGAACGGCTCGATGTTCTTCTCGAATTGGGCGAACACCTCGGCGGCCTTCACCCCCTCGCCGGCCCCGACACCGGCGTCCAGATCGGTCACCAAAGCGATTGCCGCATAGCATATTTCGAGTTCCCGAGCCAGCACCGCCTCGGGATAGCCGGTCATGTTGACCAGGCCGAACCCGGCGGAGGCGAACCAGCGGCTTTCGGCCCGGGTGGAAAAGCGCGGCCCCTGGATCACCACCATGGTGCCGCCGTCGACCACGTCGGGCAGACCGGTGACGGCGGCCCGCAAGGTCGGGCAGTACGGGTCGGCGAAGTCGACGTGGATGGCGCCGGAGTCAAAGTAGGTGTCGGGACGGCCGTTGGTGCGGTCGACCAGCTGGTCGGGCACGACGACGGCGCCCGGACCGTTGTCCGGGTTCAGGCTGCCGACGGCGCACGGGCCGAAAACCCGCCGGACGCCGAGCTTGCGCAATGCCCACATGTTGGCCCGATAGGGCACGGTGTGCGCCGAGAATTCGTGCCTGGCGCCGTGACGGGGCAGGAACGCCACTTCGTGCTGGCCGACGGTGCCCACCGTGACCGCGGCGCTGGGCCGGCCGTACGGGGTGTCCACGTCGACGTCGCGGGCTTTGCTTCCAAAAGGCGGCTCGAAGAACGTGTAGAAGCCGCTGCCGCCGATGACTCCGAGCATCCGCCCATTGTTGTGCATAGCTTTCGGGTGATCGGTTGGGTGGGCCTTGGCTGCGTCCTGGCAGGATGCATGCGTGGCCAGTTTTGCGCAGTGGGTCTCGGGTGCGCGGCCGCGGACGCTGCCCAACGCGGTGGCGCCGGTCGTCGCAGGCACCGGCGCCGCGGCGTGGCTGCACTCCGCGGTGTGGTGGAAGGCGCTGCTGGCGCTGGCCGTGGCGGTCGCGCTGATCATCGGCGTCAACTACGCCAACGACTACTCCGACGGCATCCGCGGCACCGACGACGACCGGGCCGGCCCGGTGCGGCTGGTGGGCTCGCGGCTGGCGACCCCGCGCTCGGTGCTGACGGCGGCGGTGACCAGCCTGTCGGTCGGCGCGGCGGCCGGGCTGGCGCTGGCGCTGCTTAGCGCGCCGTGGCTGATCGCGGTCGGCGCCGCCTGCATCGCCGGGGCCTGGCTGTACACCGGCGGGTCAAAGCCCTACGGCTACGCGGGTTTTGGCGAGGTCGCGGTGTTCGTGTTCTTCGGCCTGGTCGCCGTGCTCGGCACCGAGTACACCCAGGCGCTGCGGGTGGACTGGGTGGGGCTGGCGCTGGCGGTGTCGGTCGGGGCGCTCTCGTCGTCGGTGCTGGTGGCCAACAACCTGCGGGACATCCCGACCGACGCGCGGTCGCGCAAGATCACGCTGGCGGTGCGGCTGGGTGACGCCCGCACCCGGACCCTGTACCAGGCGCTGCTGGCGACCGCCGGAGTCCTGACCCTGGTGCTCATGGCGGCGACGCCGTGGTGCGCCGCGGGGTTGGTGGCCACCCCGCTGGCCCTGCGCGCCGCGGGTCCGGTGCGATCCGGCCGCGGCGGGCCCGAGCTGATCCCGGTGCTGCGCGACACCGGGCTAGCGATGGCGGTGTGGGCGACCGCGGTGGCGGCCGCGTTGGCGCTGGCCCGCTGACCGCGCGCCTCAGGCGGCCCTGTCCAGCAGCGCGAGGATCGCGGGCCGCAACTGCGCGGTGTCGACGTGTTCGGCGATCAGGTCGTTGGCCTCCTTGTCGCCGCCGCGCATAATGCCCAGCATCAGGTGCTCGCAGCCGATCTCGTTGTCCTTGTGGGCCAACGCTTCTCGCACCGCCAGCTCGAGGGACTTCTTCGCGGCACGGGTGAAGGGGACATGCCCGCGCCTGCGGCGACGGCGGCCGGACCGAGGTAATGCGTTGTCGAACACGTCGGCGCCGAAGGTGCGTGCCACGCTGTCGCGGACCGCCCGCAGGTCGATGCCGATGGCCCGCAGCGCCTCGGCGTCCTCGTCGAACGACTCGTCGGGCGCCTGAGAAGCGGCCCCGGCGGCCTCGATCAGGCGGGCCCGCACCGCGTCGGCGGTCAGCCCGTAGCCACCCAGCGCGGCGGACAAGTCGTTTCCGGCCGCCTGCAGAACCCCGAGCAGCATGTGCTGCGCACCGATTTCGCGGGTCCCCAGCTCGCGCGCCTCCTCCTGGGCAAGCACGATGGCCACTCGGGCGTGACGGGTGAAACGCTCGAACATGCGTCATCTCCTCCGGTTGTACTTCTGGTGCACGGCCTGCCGGCTCACCCCAAGCGCTTCGGCGATGGCCTGCCAACTCCAGCCCTGCTCGCGGGCGTTGGCGACGTGGACGGCCTCCAAACGCTCCTGCAATCGCTGCAGCGCACGCACCGCGCGCAACCCAACCGCCGGGTCGGCGTTGGCCGCCGCGTGCGCGGCCGATACCCCCGACAGGTCGGTCAGCTCATCCATGAGTGTCAACATAGCTTGACACCCGGGCGCGCGTCAAGAAACGTTGACACACATTCTGTGCGCTCGCGAGCGTGACGTGGCTGCGAAAAATCGCGCCGGATTTCGCAGTGGCGTCACGCTCGCGGCGCGGGGCGAGCTCAGTCCCGGTCCTCGCCGCGCAGCCGGGCTTGCAGCGCTTCGCGTTCCCGGCGCCGACGCGCGCCGGCCATCGCAAGCGAGGCGGTCGCGCGCCGGCGCAGCGGGCCGAACAGCCAGATGCCCAAAGGCATCGCGATGATCAGAGCGAACAACACGGCCACCACGATGGGGAACTGGGCGACCCCCAGCAATCGCGCGATCCCGTAGATCACGCCGCTGAGCACCACCGCCAGCAGCAGCCGGGCCGCCGCGTAAAGCAAAACGTCGACGGCTGCGTGATTTCCCGCGCGCTCCCCGGTGCTGTTGTCGCTAGGTCCTTCTGACACAGCTCGAGCCTACGGCGCGGGTATATTCGCCCAAAGGAGGTGTTGAGTGCTCTACCTGCTGATCGTCCTGATCCTGGGGACGCTGATCTACGTCGGCTGGCGTGCGGCACGGTCGCAGACCAACCGGCCGAAGACGCGCGTTATCGGACCCGACGACGATCCAGAGTTCCTGCGGCGGTTAGGCCACGACGACAACAACCCTCGCTGAACTCAGACCAGGCCCGGGTTGCGCTGATCTCCGGGGAACCCGTCGGCGACAACGGCCGCCAGCTCGACGAGCGCTTCGCGGGTGGGCCGCTTCAACCGGTCAAGATCGATTTCGGCGCCCTCCTCGAGATGAGGATCGAACGGCACCAGCCGCACCGCCCGGCAACGGCGCGAGAAGTGGTCGATCACCTTGTTCATGTCGACCTTGCCGGTCCGTGACCGCACCGCGTTGATGACGGCGACCGAATTGCGGACCTTCTCTTCGTGGCCGTGCGCGTCCAGCCAGTCCAGCGTCGCCGAGGCGCTGCGGGCTCCGTCGATGGAGGCCGAGCTGACCACGACCAGGACATCGGCCCTGTCCAGCACCGACGACATCACCGAATGCAACAGCCCGGGACCGCAGTCGCTGAGCACCAGCCCGTAGAACCGCTCCAGGATTTCCAGCGTGCGGGCGTAGTCGTCGGCGCTGAACGCGTCCGAGACGGCCGGATCGCTTTCCGACGCCAGCACTTCCAGCCCGCTCGGGCCCTTCGAGGTGTACCGGCGGACGTCGCTGTAGCGCTCGACGGCTCCGGCGTCATGCAGCAGCTGACGCACCGTCGCCGCCGTCTCCAGCGGGATCTTTTGGCTCAGGGTGCCGCGGTCGGGGTTGGCGTCGACGGCCACCACGCGATCGCCGCGGATGGCGGCGAAGGTGGACCCCAGCGTCGCGGCGATCGTGGTTTTGCCGACACCACCCTTCAACGACAGCAACGCGATCCGATAGGAACCCCGCAGGGGCCGGTTGACCTGAGCCACCAGGTTGTTGTGGCGGGCGGCCCGGGGGCTTTCGCCCAAGTTGATCAGGTGACCGGACAGCTCGTAGAGCAACCGGCGCCAGCCCTCCGACGGCGGCGGTTTGACCGGTCGCAACAGCATGCCGGTGGACAGCTCCGGATAGGGCGTGTGCGGCAGGGGCTCGGGGCGGTACGGGGCTGCCGGTGCCCCAGTGGGGGGCGCGTCGGCCGGGCCGCTGTAGTAGGCGCCGAATGCGGTCGGGTCGACGCGCGGGATGCCCGTGACCGGTGTCGAATCCCAGGGCGGCATCCCGCCGGGCGCGGTGGGCGGTGCCGTCTGCCGCCGCTCGGGCCCGGGGACCCGCCGCTCGGTGCGGAATCCCGCGAAGGCGCGGGTCGGCGCTTCGCCCCCCGATTCGGCGGGGTGCTGTTGAGGCGGCGCCTGGATGGTCTGCGGATCGGGCGCCCCCACGCCCGTCGTCGGATGGTCGGACACGTGCACTCCCCCTTG
The nucleotide sequence above comes from Mycobacterium malmoense. Encoded proteins:
- a CDS encoding DUF4229 domain-containing protein, coding for MSEGPSDNSTGERAGNHAAVDVLLYAAARLLLAVVLSGVIYGIARLLGVAQFPIVVAVLFALIIAMPLGIWLFGPLRRRATASLAMAGARRRREREALQARLRGEDRD
- a CDS encoding helix-turn-helix domain-containing protein gives rise to the protein MDELTDLSGVSAAHAAANADPAVGLRAVRALQRLQERLEAVHVANAREQGWSWQAIAEALGVSRQAVHQKYNRRR
- a CDS encoding TIGR04282 family arsenosugar biosynthesis glycosyltransferase, whose amino-acid sequence is MSVLPVTLLVVAKAPEPGRAKTRLAVTVGDRVAADIAAAALLDTLDAVAAAPVAARMVALAGDLDAAAGAAEIRHRLESFTVIPQRGDGLADRLANAHADSADTYPVLQIGMDTPQVTAELLTDCARQLLDAPAVLGLAYDGGWWALGVETPTMAECLRAIPMSQPDTGELTLKALRGNGIGVRSVQRLADVDVVDDVATVRDACRPASRFARVTRAAGL
- a CDS encoding glycosyltransferase family 2 protein, encoding MAGVITGSERNVPVTVILPCLNEEEALPAVLAAVPAGYRALVVDNNSTDDTAGVASRHGARVVAEPRPGYGSAVHTGVVAATTPIVAVIDADGSLDPGDLPRLVAALNRGADLVIGRRRPVPGLHWPWVARLGTVAMSRRLRTRHGLPVHDIAPMRVARREALLNLGIVDRRSGYPLELLVRAAAAGWRVVELDVSYGPRTGGKSKVSGSLRGSITAIVDFWKAMS
- a CDS encoding Clp protease N-terminal domain-containing protein, whose amino-acid sequence is MFERFTRHARVAIVLAQEEARELGTREIGAQHMLLGVLQAAGNDLSAALGGYGLTADAVRARLIEAAGAASQAPDESFDEDAEALRAIGIDLRAVRDSVARTFGADVFDNALPRSGRRRRRRGHVPFTRAAKKSLELAVREALAHKDNEIGCEHLMLGIMRGGDKEANDLIAEHVDTAQLRPAILALLDRAA
- a CDS encoding 1,4-dihydroxy-2-naphthoate polyprenyltransferase; translated protein: MASFAQWVSGARPRTLPNAVAPVVAGTGAAAWLHSAVWWKALLALAVAVALIIGVNYANDYSDGIRGTDDDRAGPVRLVGSRLATPRSVLTAAVTSLSVGAAAGLALALLSAPWLIAVGAACIAGAWLYTGGSKPYGYAGFGEVAVFVFFGLVAVLGTEYTQALRVDWVGLALAVSVGALSSSVLVANNLRDIPTDARSRKITLAVRLGDARTRTLYQALLATAGVLTLVLMAATPWCAAGLVATPLALRAAGPVRSGRGGPELIPVLRDTGLAMAVWATAVAAALALAR
- a CDS encoding MinD/ParA family ATP-binding protein yields the protein MHVSDHPTTGVGAPDPQTIQAPPQQHPAESGGEAPTRAFAGFRTERRVPGPERRQTAPPTAPGGMPPWDSTPVTGIPRVDPTAFGAYYSGPADAPPTGAPAAPYRPEPLPHTPYPELSTGMLLRPVKPPPSEGWRRLLYELSGHLINLGESPRAARHNNLVAQVNRPLRGSYRIALLSLKGGVGKTTIAATLGSTFAAIRGDRVVAVDANPDRGTLSQKIPLETAATVRQLLHDAGAVERYSDVRRYTSKGPSGLEVLASESDPAVSDAFSADDYARTLEILERFYGLVLSDCGPGLLHSVMSSVLDRADVLVVVSSASIDGARSASATLDWLDAHGHEEKVRNSVAVINAVRSRTGKVDMNKVIDHFSRRCRAVRLVPFDPHLEEGAEIDLDRLKRPTREALVELAAVVADGFPGDQRNPGLV
- a CDS encoding NAD-dependent epimerase/dehydratase family protein; translation: MRVLLTGAAGFIGSRVHAALRAGGHDVVAVDALLPAAHGPNPLLPKGCRKVDVRDGDALDPLLDGVDVVCHQAAMVGAGVDAADAPAYGGHNDFGTAVLLARMFAAGVRRLVLASSMVVYGQGRYACPDHGPVDPRPRRRADLDAGAFEHRCPFCGLDVTWLPVGEDAALRPRSLYAASKTAQEHYALAWSEATGGSVVALRYHNVYGPGMPRDTPYSGVAAIFRSALEKGEPPRVFEDGGQMRDFVHVDDVAAANLAAVSAVSSAAERVGFSAFNVCSGRPISILEVATALCDARDGSAAPVITGQYRGGDVRHIVADPTRAAEALGFRAAVDPREGLREFAFSPLR
- a CDS encoding S-methyl-5'-thioadenosine phosphorylase, with amino-acid sequence MLGVIGGSGFYTFFEPPFGSKARDVDVDTPYGRPSAAVTVGTVGQHEVAFLPRHGARHEFSAHTVPYRANMWALRKLGVRRVFGPCAVGSLNPDNGPGAVVVPDQLVDRTNGRPDTYFDSGAIHVDFADPYCPTLRAAVTGLPDVVDGGTMVVIQGPRFSTRAESRWFASAGFGLVNMTGYPEAVLARELEICYAAIALVTDLDAGVGAGEGVKAAEVFAQFEKNIEPFKRLVRAAIGRVAVERACTHCQPHTGVTLPVELP